A window from Telopea speciosissima isolate NSW1024214 ecotype Mountain lineage chromosome 8, Tspe_v1, whole genome shotgun sequence encodes these proteins:
- the LOC122672914 gene encoding protein PNS1-like: MGAADVVMEEESKVVPVRKEEGEKKGEERDNGDVKEPVKENMGLEEKVVAESSPTEFKVSKLRTLNPSNPLRVIIQGVRPVRFQTRPTSQPPPPPPPPSQAPLSTTPRETLATLNSRAYTNRIFLFLFLLHMVASVGLICFLVFKAVQGLFEKGKTAREEKRMFKYWFPQAEGATVLSIMLAFLWQKAIRHWPHFMVNFILWSTFTTSMAAGVLLLCFQRASTDGVGVVFLLFAVGNGLYACWVTQRTKFCATVITKSLEPAAKFPDLSQPTYWMLGMCFMWISIWVFAIVGALNFYVPPLIIIALILSMAWIAEVMRNVANLTVSRVIALYYLRGMQSNTQFCFQRAMSRNLGSACLGSFFVPAIEALRIVARALNLLEGEDEFMFSCAHCCLRVMETIFRYGNGWAFVQIAAYGKGFVRAAQDTWTLFERQGMEAIVDSDLTSAICFLTGVCSGCICVLVTASWSWALHRSYTATVSLLAFFIGYLMTRIGMALPHACVSCYYVCYAENPDNRLFDRTIPDRLDLMKDGKAYIVPTPRVPVPRRFTV; the protein is encoded by the exons ATGGGCGCAGCTGACGTT GTGATGGAGGAAGAAAGCAAAGTAGTTCCagtgagaaaagaagaaggtgagaagaagggggaagagagagataatggaGATGTGAAGGAACCCGTTAAAGAAAATATGGGTTTAGAGGAAAAGGTGGTTGCAGAATCATCTCCGACTGAATTTAAAGTCTCCAAGCTGCGAACTTTGAACCCGTCGAACCCTCTTAGAGTTATCATTCAAGGTGTTCGACCTGTTCGTTTTCAAACTCGTCCTACTTCAcagcctcctcctcctcctcctcctccttcgcAGGCTCCTCTTTCAACAACTCCACGA GAAACGTTGGCTACTCTGAATTCAAGGGCTTATACGAATCGaatatttctgtttctgtttcttctccACATGGTGGCCTCAGTTGGGTTAATCTGTTTTCTTGTATTCAAGGCAGTTCAGGGGCTCTTCGAAAAAGGTAAAACtgcaagagaagagaagaggatgtTTAAGTATTGGTTTCCCCAAGCTGAAGGCGCAACTGTTCTAAGCATCATGCTTGCCTTCTTGTGGCAAAAGGCAATTAGACACTGGCCCCATTTCATGGTTAATTTCATACTTTGGAGCACCTTCACCACGTCCATGGCTGCAGGAGTtctcctcctctgcttccaGAGGGCTTCCACGGACGGCGTTGGTGTTGTCTTTCTACTCTTCGCGGTCGGTAATGGCCTCTATGCGTGTTGGGTCACACAGAGAACGAAGTTTTGTGCAACAGTTATCACCAAATCGCTCGAACCAGCCGCGAAATTCCCTGATCTCAGTCAACCCACTTACTGGATGCTTGGGATGTGTTTCATGTGGATATCAATTTGGGTTTTTGCCATAGTTGGAGCCCTTAATTTCTACGTTCCACCATTAATCATAATCGCTCTGATCTTGAGCATGGCTTGGATAGCAGAGGTAATGAGAAACGTAGCTAATTTAACTGTAAGTCGGGTTATCGCTCTTTACTACCTCAGAGGAATGCAATCGAACACCCAATTCTGCTTCCAGAGAGCCATGTCAAGGAACCTTGGAAGTGCTTGTCTGGGTTCGTTCTTTGTGCCTGCGATCGAAGCTCTGAGAATTGTGGCTCGAGCTCTCAATTTGCTTGAAGGTGAAGATGAATTCATGttctcttgcgctcattgctgtCTCAGAGTCATGGAGACCATCTTCAGATACGGCAATGGCTGGGCGTTTGTTCAG ATAGCTGCATATGGGAAGGGATTTGTAAGGGCAGCACAGGATACATGGACTTTGTTTGAGAGACAAGGAATGGAAGCCATAGTCGATTCCGATCTAACCAGCGCAATTTGCTTTTTGACTGGAGTTTGCAGCGGCTGCATTTGTGTCCTTGTCACTGCGTCGTGGTCGTGGGCACTTCACCGGAGCTACACGGCCACTGTGTCACTCCTTGCATTCTTCATTGGATACCTCATG ACTCGGATTGGAATGGCATTACCACACGCTTGTGTTAGCTGCTACTATGTGTGTTATGCAGAGAACCCAGACAACAGGTTATTTGATAGAACAATTCCCGATCGGCTCGACTTGATGAAAGACGGCAAAGCTTACATTGTTCCGACTCCTCGGGTCCCTGTTCCCCGGCGATTCACGGTGTAG